From SAR202 cluster bacterium, the proteins below share one genomic window:
- a CDS encoding MsnO8 family LLM class oxidoreductase, producing the protein MDKLTLGIVDQSPMRRGGTAAEALRESVAMAQAAERLGYARYWVAEHHNAGTYTGTSPEVLIGQIAANTSTIRVGSGGVMLPHYSALEVAEQFRVLDAFYPGRIDLGIGRAPGSDQRTAAALVYPRMSGDPNKFPQMVMDLLSFLEGTPVEGNVFAGASAQPGPPPSRPPDVWLLGSTGEHGPAVAELYRQEFKPSKYLSAPRLNVTVQSLCAPTEEEALFLASSRNLNKVFSRMPDRTVDETGRRVQGLWPPEEASRYPLSAPAREYLESLTPSYIDGSPSQVRDKIIEVAERYGTNDVNNVTPCYAYDARVRSISLIAEAFGIGKR; encoded by the coding sequence TTGGATAAGCTGACCCTGGGCATCGTCGACCAGTCGCCCATGCGGCGCGGCGGAACGGCGGCGGAGGCGCTGCGAGAGTCGGTGGCGATGGCGCAGGCCGCCGAGCGCCTGGGCTACGCGCGCTACTGGGTAGCGGAGCACCACAACGCGGGTACGTACACCGGCACCAGCCCCGAGGTATTGATCGGCCAGATAGCGGCGAACACGTCCACGATCCGCGTCGGCAGCGGCGGCGTGATGCTGCCGCACTACTCAGCGCTGGAAGTTGCAGAGCAGTTCAGGGTGTTGGATGCCTTCTACCCGGGCCGCATCGACCTGGGCATCGGCCGCGCGCCCGGGAGCGACCAACGCACCGCCGCCGCGCTGGTGTATCCGCGCATGTCCGGCGACCCGAACAAGTTCCCGCAGATGGTCATGGACCTCCTGTCGTTCCTTGAAGGCACGCCGGTGGAGGGCAACGTCTTCGCCGGCGCGAGCGCACAGCCGGGGCCGCCGCCGTCGCGGCCGCCGGATGTGTGGCTCCTCGGCTCCACAGGCGAGCACGGGCCGGCGGTCGCGGAGCTCTATCGGCAGGAGTTCAAGCCGTCGAAGTACCTGTCTGCGCCGCGCCTGAACGTCACAGTCCAGTCGCTTTGCGCTCCGACCGAGGAAGAGGCGCTATTCCTCGCATCCAGCCGCAACCTGAACAAGGTGTTTTCGCGCATGCCGGACCGCACGGTCGACGAGACCGGCAGGCGGGTCCAGGGCCTCTGGCCGCCGGAGGAGGCGTCCCGGTACCCCCTGTCCGCGCCTGCGCGAGAGTACCTTGAGTCTCTGACGCCGTCATACATCGACGGCAGCCCCTCGCAGGTGCGGGATAAGATCATCGAGGTGGCAGAGCGGTACGGGACGAACGACGTCAACAACGTGACGCCGTGCTACGCCTACGACGCGCGGGTGCGATCGATAAGCCTGATAGCAGAGGCGTTTGGGATTGGGAAGAGGTAG
- the fusA gene encoding elongation factor G yields MAKFETNQLRDIVLLSHSGAGKTMIGEAMLFAAGATTRMGNTTDGTTASDYEPEEQKRQTSVQTSILPAQWKKHKINVIDTPGYADYRGEVVSGLRAADAAVLAVAAQAGVEVGTKQMWQMAEEHGLPRILFINKMDRENASYERVMASISEAFGRKCVAIQVPIGAESKFSGVVGLMDAESKAPADLKGEAESARERLMEAIAEADDELAEKYLEGKPLTRDEMAAGLRKGVLAGTIVPVMFGAAPSGKGIHELMDAIVEFLPSPAESAAPKATSGGIAAALKWDAAGPLAAFVFKTSADPFVGKLSYFKVFSGAFKSDSQVFNARKNETERIGQVFVVRGKTQETTDSLAPGDIGAVPKLSGVLTGDTLSVKEKPITIEPLKFPAPVYQMAVYPKSKADVDKMTTALARICEEDPSLVLTREHDTLEMLLCGLGDTHVEVAIEKIKRKFGAEIVLQTPKVPYKETISGRAKVEYKHKKQSGGHGQYGHVFVEVEPLPRGSGFEFAERVVGGSVPREYIPAVEKGCHKALGEGVVAGFPVVDVRATLFDGSFHPVDSSGICFEIAGSHAFANGIKQANPVILEPVMYASITVPDAVAGDVMGDLNSKRARIMGMTPGGEGMTTIEVNVPQAEMLRYATELRSQTQGRGLFTMKFDHYDTVPSNLVQRIVAQRQQRETAKV; encoded by the coding sequence ATGGCGAAATTTGAGACGAACCAGTTGCGCGATATCGTGTTGCTATCTCACAGCGGTGCGGGCAAGACGATGATTGGCGAGGCGATGCTCTTCGCGGCCGGCGCGACGACTCGCATGGGCAACACCACGGACGGTACAACGGCTTCCGACTATGAGCCGGAGGAGCAAAAGCGCCAGACGAGCGTGCAGACATCCATTCTCCCGGCACAATGGAAGAAGCACAAGATCAACGTGATCGATACTCCGGGTTACGCTGACTATCGGGGTGAAGTAGTCTCCGGCCTGAGGGCCGCAGACGCCGCCGTCCTGGCGGTTGCTGCGCAGGCCGGAGTGGAAGTCGGGACCAAGCAGATGTGGCAGATGGCCGAGGAGCACGGCCTGCCGAGGATTCTCTTTATCAACAAGATGGACCGCGAGAACGCATCGTACGAGCGCGTAATGGCGTCCATTTCAGAGGCGTTCGGCCGCAAGTGCGTTGCCATACAGGTCCCGATCGGCGCGGAGTCCAAATTCTCCGGCGTGGTGGGACTGATGGACGCCGAGAGCAAGGCCCCGGCTGACCTCAAGGGCGAGGCGGAGTCGGCCCGCGAGCGGCTCATGGAGGCCATCGCCGAGGCGGACGACGAATTGGCGGAGAAGTACCTCGAAGGCAAGCCGCTCACCAGGGACGAGATGGCGGCGGGCCTGAGGAAGGGCGTGCTTGCCGGGACAATCGTTCCCGTTATGTTCGGCGCGGCCCCTTCGGGCAAGGGCATCCACGAGCTGATGGATGCGATTGTAGAGTTCTTGCCCTCCCCTGCGGAGTCTGCGGCACCGAAGGCCACCAGCGGCGGCATCGCTGCCGCGCTCAAGTGGGATGCCGCCGGCCCACTGGCCGCATTCGTATTCAAGACCTCGGCCGACCCGTTCGTCGGCAAGCTCTCATACTTCAAGGTCTTCAGCGGCGCCTTCAAGAGCGACTCCCAGGTCTTCAACGCCCGCAAGAACGAGACCGAGCGCATCGGCCAGGTCTTCGTCGTGCGCGGCAAGACACAGGAGACTACGGATTCCCTCGCTCCGGGCGACATCGGCGCGGTGCCGAAGCTCTCCGGCGTGCTCACGGGCGACACCCTCTCCGTCAAGGAGAAGCCCATCACCATAGAGCCTCTCAAATTCCCGGCCCCCGTTTACCAGATGGCCGTCTACCCGAAGTCGAAGGCCGACGTGGACAAGATGACGACCGCGCTGGCCCGTATCTGCGAGGAGGACCCCAGTCTGGTGCTCACGCGCGAGCACGACACACTGGAGATGCTTCTGTGCGGCCTGGGAGACACGCACGTTGAAGTGGCCATCGAGAAGATCAAGCGCAAGTTCGGCGCGGAGATCGTGCTCCAGACGCCGAAGGTGCCATACAAGGAGACCATCTCAGGCCGGGCCAAGGTGGAGTACAAGCACAAAAAGCAGTCCGGCGGCCACGGCCAGTACGGCCACGTGTTCGTCGAGGTCGAGCCGCTCCCGCGCGGCTCCGGCTTCGAGTTCGCAGAGCGGGTCGTGGGCGGCTCAGTGCCTCGCGAGTACATCCCTGCGGTGGAGAAGGGCTGCCACAAGGCGCTCGGAGAGGGTGTTGTGGCCGGCTTCCCGGTGGTGGACGTGCGCGCAACGCTCTTCGACGGCAGCTTCCACCCGGTGGACTCCTCCGGCATCTGCTTCGAGATCGCCGGCAGCCATGCGTTCGCTAACGGCATCAAGCAGGCCAATCCGGTGATCCTTGAGCCGGTGATGTACGCCAGCATCACGGTGCCGGACGCCGTCGCGGGCGACGTGATGGGCGACCTGAACAGCAAGCGCGCCAGGATTATGGGCATGACGCCTGGCGGAGAGGGAATGACGACGATTGAGGTGAACGTGCCGCAGGCGGAGATGCTCCGCTATGCAACGGAGCTGCGGTCGCAGACGCAGGGGCGCGGATTGTTCACGATGAAGTTCGACCACTACGACACGGTGCCTTCGAACCTCGTGCAGCGCATAGTGGCGCAGCGCCAGCAGCGCGAGACAGCGAAGGTGTAA
- the npdG gene encoding NADPH-dependent F420 reductase, whose amino-acid sequence MIGIIGGTGQEGRGLGLRLAMAGKRVVLGSRDPARGRAAADDVLSRVPGLPVTGGSNGDAAESDIVLVCVPYEGQRETLTYLEHRLAGKLVVTTVVPISFEKGGVRALGVPEGSAAMQAQAILPKSRVASAFHTISSSELIKPDASIDGDVVVFADNQGDRKQVMALAEKVQGVRAVDGGGLAYAVHMEGLVALLIGINRRYKAHTGIRVTGI is encoded by the coding sequence ATGATCGGCATCATCGGGGGCACGGGGCAGGAGGGTAGGGGACTGGGGCTGCGGCTGGCTATGGCAGGCAAGCGGGTGGTACTCGGCTCGCGTGATCCCGCAAGGGGCCGCGCCGCGGCTGATGACGTCCTATCGCGCGTGCCCGGCCTGCCTGTGACCGGCGGTTCCAATGGCGACGCTGCGGAGTCGGACATCGTCCTCGTGTGTGTGCCGTATGAGGGCCAGCGCGAAACGCTAACCTACCTGGAGCACCGACTGGCCGGCAAGCTGGTTGTCACAACGGTTGTGCCGATATCATTCGAAAAGGGCGGCGTGCGCGCCCTCGGCGTCCCTGAAGGCTCGGCAGCCATGCAGGCGCAGGCCATTCTGCCGAAGTCGCGCGTGGCTTCGGCGTTCCACACGATCAGCTCGAGCGAGCTTATCAAGCCGGATGCCTCTATAGACGGTGACGTTGTTGTGTTCGCAGACAACCAGGGGGACAGAAAACAGGTCATGGCGCTGGCGGAAAAGGTACAGGGGGTGCGGGCGGTGGATGGAGGCGGCCTGGCCTATGCCGTTCACATGGAAGGGCTGGTCGCGCTCCTCATCGGCATCAACAGGCGATACAAGGCCCACACCGGCATACGAGTCACCGGCATTTAG
- a CDS encoding 30S ribosomal protein S20, translating to MPFTWKGWSRSSSASTGDTRPTPAYESPAFSGGLLRGGGRLVLSYIVRLRNAPPGLHRRSSAHIGAAQLPSEKSGRVSQRKRKLNAPYRSKARTYVTKARNQITDGADTASESVREAVVALDKAAQRGTIHPRNAARRKSRLMKQLNASAK from the coding sequence ATGCCGTTCACATGGAAGGGCTGGTCGCGCTCCTCATCGGCATCAACAGGCGATACAAGGCCCACACCGGCATACGAGTCACCGGCATTTAGTGGAGGCCTGTTGCGTGGTGGTGGCAGGTTGGTGTTATCATATATCGTTCGTTTGCGAAATGCGCCGCCCGGATTGCACCGGCGGTCCAGTGCCCATATAGGAGCAGCACAGTTGCCCAGCGAAAAGTCCGGACGAGTCAGCCAGAGGAAGCGCAAGCTTAACGCGCCCTACAGGTCCAAGGCCAGGACCTATGTGACCAAGGCTCGCAACCAGATCACCGACGGCGCGGACACAGCCAGCGAGAGCGTGCGCGAGGCTGTGGTCGCTCTGGACAAGGCGGCCCAGCGCGGCACCATCCACCCCCGGAACGCCGCCCGCCGCAAGTCCCGCCTTATGAAGCAGCTCAACGCCTCCGCGAAGTAA
- the lexA gene encoding repressor LexA: MKKKLSSKQERILDYIRNFLEDHQFPPTVRDIQSGCDISSTSVVDYNLRILQREGYLRRFAEVSRGIELLEGGRPRGRSADVVQIPVFGAIAAGEPLHIPTPDSWRNEGSETVELPSFLTRGRQNVYAVRVKGESMIDALVADGDLVLLEPVSQVRNGDMVAAMIKDRQEVTLKHFSMKDGMVTLRPANSTMNPFTVPASNVAVQGRVVGVIRSMA; the protein is encoded by the coding sequence ATGAAAAAGAAGCTCTCGTCCAAGCAGGAGCGGATACTGGACTATATCCGAAACTTCCTGGAGGACCACCAGTTCCCTCCCACGGTCCGGGACATCCAGTCGGGCTGCGATATCAGTTCCACCTCTGTTGTGGACTACAACCTCCGCATCCTGCAAAGGGAAGGGTACCTGAGGCGCTTCGCGGAAGTGTCACGCGGCATCGAGCTTCTTGAAGGCGGCCGCCCCCGCGGACGGAGCGCGGACGTGGTGCAGATTCCAGTCTTTGGCGCCATTGCCGCCGGCGAGCCCCTGCACATCCCGACCCCAGACTCATGGCGCAACGAGGGATCAGAGACGGTAGAACTGCCCTCATTCCTTACCAGGGGCCGCCAGAACGTTTACGCAGTACGCGTCAAGGGCGAGTCCATGATCGACGCGCTCGTAGCCGATGGAGACCTCGTCCTCCTCGAGCCCGTTTCCCAGGTGCGAAACGGTGACATGGTCGCTGCGATGATCAAGGACCGGCAAGAGGTCACTCTCAAGCACTTCTCTATGAAAGACGGCATGGTCACCCTACGTCCGGCCAACAGCACAATGAATCCGTTCACTGTGCCCGCATCCAATGTGGCCGTTCAGGGCAGGGTAGTGGGCGTCATTCGCTCCATGGCCTAG
- a CDS encoding polysaccharide deacetylase family protein — translation MRIPITMCHGIRSIDKNPMTAEHFDKLISIARELGFNSITYDELAKWRAGKAKLPKQPIMFDFDHPVKSMRYEVKDVMDRYGYTGNLFIYTFPYDAGYTRNRPSWASLNEHMTWDDIREMRAGGWLIGAHTISHPNLSDLFVEDPSGEVLRTELDRCNETIKSNLGFMPQDFAFTGTSWSSLAEREVKKRYRFGRLWIIGSEYKADGKPIRYAELVGVPGADEADGGPPAAARYITEKSDPYRLPSMELQYLLYEPDAFRRYLEGALV, via the coding sequence ATGAGAATACCCATCACGATGTGCCACGGCATCCGCAGCATCGACAAGAACCCGATGACAGCCGAGCACTTTGACAAGCTTATCAGTATCGCCCGGGAACTCGGTTTCAATTCGATCACGTACGATGAGCTCGCAAAGTGGCGTGCAGGGAAGGCCAAGCTTCCAAAGCAGCCGATCATGTTTGACTTCGACCATCCGGTCAAGAGCATGCGATACGAAGTCAAAGACGTGATGGACAGGTACGGCTATACCGGGAATCTGTTCATATATACATTCCCATACGATGCCGGCTACACCCGGAACAGGCCGTCATGGGCATCCCTCAACGAGCACATGACATGGGACGATATCCGTGAGATGCGCGCGGGCGGCTGGCTTATTGGCGCCCACACGATAAGTCACCCTAACCTGTCCGATCTGTTCGTTGAAGACCCGTCCGGCGAGGTCCTGCGGACGGAGCTCGACCGCTGCAATGAGACTATTAAAAGTAACCTGGGTTTCATGCCCCAGGACTTCGCGTTCACGGGAACGAGCTGGAGCAGCCTTGCCGAGCGCGAAGTCAAGAAGCGATACCGTTTTGGCCGACTATGGATCATCGGCTCCGAGTACAAGGCGGACGGCAAACCCATTCGGTACGCTGAGCTGGTCGGCGTCCCGGGAGCGGACGAGGCGGATGGCGGCCCTCCGGCCGCCGCGCGGTACATCACAGAGAAGTCCGACCCCTACCGGCTACCGTCAATGGAGCTCCAGTACCTGCTATACGAGCCGGACGCGTTCCGCAGATACCTTGAAGGCGCTCTCGTTTAG